The following proteins are encoded in a genomic region of Notolabrus celidotus isolate fNotCel1 chromosome 19, fNotCel1.pri, whole genome shotgun sequence:
- the dolpp1 gene encoding dolichyldiphosphatase 1, with protein MALEEQCSAPPRWRSISLTHVEFPEGDLTGHALAYISLLPIAILVGFVTLIVFKRELHTISFFGGLILNEGVNWLLKHILREPRPCAGAHSTLHTEYGMPSSHSQLIWFFVVYFFLFLYLRMHQTNNARCVDLLWRHILSIILLGIALTVSYSRVYLLYHTWSQVFYGGVTGSTIGIVWFFFTQEVLTPLFPKIAAWPISEYFLVRDTSLIPNILWFEYTVTRSEARNRQRKLGTKLQ; from the exons ATGGCGTTGGAAGAGCAGTGCTCGGCACCACCTCGATGGCGGTCCATATCTTTGACACACGTAGAGTTCCCTGAGG GTGATCTGACCGGACATGCACTGGCCTACATCAGCCTCCTGCCCATTGCAATTCTTGTGGGTTTTGTCACACTCATAGTGTTTAAACGGGAGCTGCACACG ATCTCCTTCTTTGGTGGGCTCATCCTAAATGAAGGGGTGAACTGGCTGCTAAAGCACATTCTCAGAGAGCCGCGCCCATGTGCAG GGGCTCACTCCACCTTACACACAGAGTATGGGATGCCCTCCAGTCACTCCCAGCTTATCTGGTTCTTTGttgtttacttctttcttttcctttatttaag AATGCATCAAACAAACAATGCCCGATGTGTGGACCTGCTATGGAGACACATACTGTCCATCATCCTGTTGGGCATAGCCTTAACAGTCTCATACAGCAG GGTGTACCTGTTGTATCACACCTGGAGCCAGGTTTTCTACGGCGGAGTGACTGGTAGTACAATTGGCATAGTGTGGTTCTTTTTCACACAAGAGGTGCTGACACCATTATTCCCCAAAATAGCAGCATG GCCAATATCAGAGTACTTCCTGGTGCGAGACACAAGCCTGATCCCCAACATCTTATGGTTTGAGTATACAGTGACCAGATCAGAGGCAAG GAACAGACAACGAAAGCTTGGAACAAAACTTCAGTGA